Within Lactobacillus amylovorus DSM 20531, the genomic segment GATTAAATGGACCCAGCTTCCCCAATCACTTCAAAAAGTTCAACGGACTCTCCGGAGGCATCGTAAAGAGATTATCACCAGCTTTAAATATGGTGACTACACGAATGGTCCAGTCGAAGGAACTAACAATAAGATCAAAGTTATTAAACGAACTGCTTATGGCTTTCGTAACTTCTTTAATTTTCGGGCTCGAATCCTGCTTGCCCTTCCTAACTCATACTTTGCCATCAACTGGAAGAATAAAAGAACAGCTCATGTCCAATCTCAGACACGAGCTGTTTGAAAACTTATTCAAATTTTTCTATCAGTACTTCTTGACGAAGAGCCATAAAAAAGAACTGCTCCATCAAAAGCAGTTCTTCATAATATTAGACAAATTATTGTGGAACAACATTAGTCGCTTGAGGTCCTCGCTTGCCTTGTTCAACATCGTACCTAACTTTTTGCCCTTCCTCAAGACTCTTAAAACCGTCAGTTTTAATTGATGAAAAGTGTACGAATGCATCTTTACCATCTGAACCAGTGATAAACCCAAAGCCCTTATCAGCATTAAACCATTTTACAGTACCAGTTTGCATATATATATATCCTCCTAGAAATCAA encodes:
- a CDS encoding cold-shock protein; translation: MQTGTVKWFNADKGFGFITGSDGKDAFVHFSSIKTDGFKSLEEGQKVRYDVEQGKRGPQATNVVPQ